A DNA window from Plodia interpunctella isolate USDA-ARS_2022_Savannah chromosome 12, ilPloInte3.2, whole genome shotgun sequence contains the following coding sequences:
- the Sbat gene encoding N-alpha-acetyltransferase 38-B, NatC auxiliary subunit, giving the protein MSDNVLADSPIQHEDAQPDVELTDGKAKLRKWLNMNFRIEMTDGRVLIGVFLCTDRDANVILGACSEYLKNSEGETEEPRVLGLVMVPGRHIVSIQIDDTTPPQKYYYDE; this is encoded by the exons ATGTCTGATAATGTGCTCGCAGATTCTCCTATTCAGCATGAAGACGCTCAACCG GATGTGGAGCTCACAGACGGCAAAGCAAAGCTGCGAAAGTGGCTGAATATGAATTTTAGGATAGAAATGACTGACGGCCGAGTGTTGATCGGAGTTTTCCTCTGCACTGATAGAGATGCTAATGTTATTTTAG gagCCTGTTCAGAATACCTGAAAAATAGTGAAGGAGAGACGGAAGAGCCAAGGGTTCTTGGGCTGGTAATGGTACCGGGCAGACATATTGTCTCAATACAGATTGATGACACCACCCCTCCACAGAAATACTATTATGATGAATGA
- the LOC128674057 gene encoding uncharacterized protein LOC128674057 isoform X1: protein MDKLTGISSKLKVSTNEISAEIIQVVMVQAKKHTNSPKVIGKEWNEIAELLWKHLQTGLTKYDDQLLCATCFFSVLPLTENQDFYLTSILLVINKELDLRNMNYGEEKHNFKISEVVSVMYGLFQSAFLTQSSTEDLNCMDSILKSSFNLLLLLAYEYSRFTYIAFKTINSFKKIIGTTLHGHIFDTAGIILLLNLVIHNWENPITGVRDLNRGIFQMVISNLTRDMYEDIFKQINDFYWNKAKYLMLSEIIETYTYCLQYNIHDVINKSDWVDGLMYSLCKSGLVSAGADMYYAILKQLKSDDEWCGLFLNKLLQILTSQNIKAIENFTNYWCLTTFKKMPSLAKILIGELDVAENSENKIYSSLCLLKQANKLGLLQKDWSAPEVTFPKDLMLCAVDSCNTSLRIQAFDVVCVSQCKSMPQAVEYDVVLRYLQDNVTSDCTVLRLSMFDSLNSFLTRIQSTYMTNSNVYSNINFQVLISFCKKLQNFIVDSLSLNGNYQRKITTVKLCKLVQDCFCSPPRKMQKQGSRIKSLTICEMLKKECSWILHENVFVMKLLGLLNDPSDDIRENIIQLLLNHYYMKLKCPLILNHVIDNALNSMTSKFFYNINCGRSMFKLITNILLAEDSTAKFKNAEDVFLFAYQELVTENKLRTDVVKSIETGKQLHSLITILHVVLEACYQNTYKIARLDEHFAELVSILEEVSNQFAWEDTSTSSDFSKMSDMVEIMISLSGYDPDKDQTKISGLHQIVLNCLWLNVKVSCDLASLLIQFTEDIELINKCLNIIARVLETCRHKGAIEAAGAAIGKAIQHLTSLTEHSVLQQLPYTLLKHKLRDLISEAGGMSSITRRGAGLSIMVHRIVSSDMKRGKPLFHYFMETLLATCASIDSPESESTIDNQRDLPQAIYIHFLTRIVTDSSLASDMMYYSAKLAALAFGNLTSPRWQIRNAALQLYGALIPKLIGQKKASGSDDETVATVACDEFRTHSPALWCHITESLAAYSYKTEVQAHSDLVPILNILGNIAKRYNFTVDIEAQTSKDTGLLKSLILLLHSPIYTIRRLTAKCIFNLFSFDDIYDVIVKQNIKSENYLHGILMLLTIYHKKQCKHSQMENNYEVLKDKFENILNTGKHSYVCKQLFEEIFCSNVLDINDLHDTLLEMRNNAYSPGVHLWAENRIEKIVAKMPWSNIPEILETLLLHDCNKFGTFILRKLNFDESIPKSILLEISNQLLVFSQKWDNTVIWDMLYVISLKEKIVNVDVNAVLSQIKGNDVPYKIRFAIPFAIRVSTDHDNMKVISEILLNLSDPEINDTDMRYIAALANNEIAQDFEKLPDDIKINAITTAVILLQDEDEDIRNLNVQFYKNIRGGIATNPYICLHKILNHEFLDAILKNPKQGKQDLCEKLSKVFEMKSIDDDEYNPFANETKNIYCEVPVIRKFIEKLKSS, encoded by the exons atGGATAAACTAACAGGAATTTCGTCTAAACTTAAAGTTTCCACAAATGAGATCTCAGCGGAAATAATACAG GTTGTCATGGTACAAGCAAAGAAGCACACAAATAGTCCAAAAGTTATAGGCAAAGAGTGGAATGAGATAGCTGAACTTTTGTGGAAACACTTGCAGACTGGCCTAACCAAATATGACGACCAACTACTTTGTGCCACCTGTTTCTTTTCAGTTCTACCTCTCACAGAGAACCAAGACTTTTATTTGACCAGTATACTTCTTGTCATCAACAAGGAATTGGATCTGAGAAACATGAATTATGGAGAAGAAAagcataatttcaaaatatcagaAGTTGTATCCGTTATGTATGGCTTATTTCAATCTGCGTTTTTGACACAATCGTCAACAGAAGATTTAAACTGCATGGacagtattttaaaatcatctttcaatttgttattattattggcaTATGAATATTCAAGATTTACATATATTGCATTCAAGACTATTAATTCATTTAAGAAAATCATTGGAACAACATTACATGGgcatatttttgacacagCTGGGATTATTTTACTTCTCAATTTGGTGATACACAACTGGGAGAATCCAATCACTGGTGTTAGGGATTTAAATAGAGGAATATTTCAAATGGTAATTTCTAATCTAACTAGAGATATGTATGAagatattttcaaacaaataaatgatttctacTGGAACAaagcaaaatatttgatgCTATCAGAGATAATAGAAACTTACACatattgtttacaatataatattcacgatgttataaataaaagtgattGGGTGGATGGCCTTATGTATAGTCTGTGCAAGTCTGGGCTAGTTTCTGCTGGAGCTGACATGTATTATgcaattttgaaacaactaAAATCTGATGATGAATGGTGtggtttgtttttaaataaactactaCAAATATTGACTTCACAAAATATCAAAGCAATAGAAAACTTTACTAACTACTGGTGTTTGACAACTTTCAAAAAAATGCCCTCATTGGCCAAGATATTGATTGGAGAATTGGACGTCGCTGAAAATAGTGAGAACAAAATATACAGCTCTTTATGTTTGCTAAAGCAAGCTAACAAGTTGGGGCTCTTACAAAAGGACTGGAGTGCTCCCGAGGTGACATTCCCAAAGGATTTGATGCTTTGTGCAGTTGACAGTTGCAACACATCTTTGAGAATACAAGCATTTGATGTGGTCTGTGTGTCCCAATGCAAATCAATGCCCCAGGCTGTGGAATATGATGTAGTGTTAAGATATTTACAAGACAATGTCACTTCAGACTGTACAGTACTTAGACTGAGCATGTTCGATAGTCTTAACAGCTTTTTGACACGAATACAGTCCACATATATGACTAATTCAAATGTAtactcaaatataaattttcaagtaTTAATATCCTTCTGTAAAAAActccaaaattttattgtggaCTCTCTCAGTTTGAATGGAAACTATCAAAGAAAAATCACAACtgtaaaattgtgtaaacTTGTGCAAGATTGTTTTTGTTCTCCCCcaagaaaaatgcaaaaacagGGAAGTCGAATCAAATCATTAACAATATGTGAAATGTTGAAGAAGGAATGCTCCTGGATTTTACACGAAAATGTATTTGTGATGAAGTTACTTGGTCTATTGAATGATCCTAGTGATGATATTAGAGAAAATATAATCCAGTTACTCCTCAATCACTATTATATGAAACTCAAATGTCCATTAATATTAAACCACGTCATAGATAATGCTCTCAATAGTATGACAAGCAAATTCTTCTATAACATCAACTGTGGACGAAGCATgttcaaattaataacaaacattttattggcCGAAGATTCGACAGCGAAATTCAAAAATGCAGAAGATGTTTTCCTATTTGCATACCAAGAATTAGTTacggaaaataaattaaggacAGATGTCGTGAAATCAATAGAAACTGGGAAACAGTTGCATTCTTTGATCACCATATTACATGTGGTATTAGAAGCTTGTTaccaaaatacatacaaaattgcaCGTCTAGACGAACACTTTGCTGAGCTTGTATCGATTTTAGAAGAGGTATCAAACCAATTTGCTTGGGAAGATACATCAACGAGTTCTGATTTCTCTAAAATGAGTGATATGGTCGAAATCATGATATCGTTATCAGGGTATGACCCTGACAAGGATCAAACCAAGATATCAGGGTTGCATCAAATCGTGCTCAACTGCTTGTGGCTAAATGTTAAG gtGTCGTGTGATTTGGCGTCTCTTCTCATTCAATTTACAGAAGATATagagttgataaataaatgtctgAACATAATTGCTCGAGTCTTAGAAACTTGTCGCCATAAAGGAGCTATCGAAGCTGCCGGCGCTGCAATTG GCAAAGCGATTCAACATTTGACTTCGTTGACCGAACACTCTGTCTTGCAACAACTGCCGTATACACTACTCAAACATAAGCTGAGAGATCTCATATCAGAGGCTGGAGGGATGTCGTCTATAACTAGAAGGGGAGCAGGACTCTCCATTATGGTTCATAGGATCGTCTCAAGTGATATGAAAAGAGGAAAG ccCTTATTCCACTACTTCATGGAGACGCTACTGGCCACTTGCGCTTCAATCGACAGTCCAGAGAGTGAGTCGACCATAGACAACCAGAGGGACCTGCCGCAAGCGATCTACATCCACTTCCTGACGCGGATCGTGACTGACAGCAGTCTGGCGTCAGACATGATGTACTATTCTGCCAAGTTGGCTGCACTCGCGTTTGGCAACTTGACCAGCCCACGCTGGCAGATTAG GAATGCAGCTCTGCAGTTATATGGAGCTCTAATTCCAAAACTAATTGGTCAGAAGAAGGCTTCTGGGTCCGACGATGAAACAGTGGCCACCGTCGCCTGTGACGAATTCCGGACACATTCCCCAGCCCTCTGGTGTCACATCACGGAATCTCTTGCGGCCTACAGTTACAAAACCGAAGTCCAAGCACATTCTGACCTTGTGCCCATACTGAACATCTTAGGTAACATCGCAAAAAGATACAACTTTACAGTTGATATTGAAGCACAAACATCGAAAGATACTGGACTCCTAAAGAGCCTAATATTATTACTCCACAGTCCAATATACACAATTAGAAGATTGACAgccaaatgtatttttaatttattttcatttgacgATATTTATGATGTTATcgtcaaacaaaatattaaatccgAGAATTATCTTCATGGAATCCTAATGCTATTGACAATTTATCACAAGAAGCAATGTAAACATTCTCAAATGGAAAACAATTATGAAGTTCTGAAAGATaaattcgaaaatattttgaacactGGGAAACATTCATATGTGTGCAAACAACtttttgaagaaatattttgtagcaATGTTTTAGATATTAATGATTTACATGATACTCTGCTAGAGATGAGAAACAATGCATATAGCCCTGGTGTTCACTTGTGGGCCGAGAACAGAATAGAAAAAATTGTGGCAAAGATGCCATGGTCAAATATACCTGAGATCTTAGAGACACTTTTACTCCATGACTGTAATAAATttggaacatttattttgagaaAGCTGAATTTTGACGAGTCAATCCCAAAAAGCATTCTCTTAGAAATATCAAACCAATTACTAGTTTTCAGCCAAAAATGGGATAATACAGTAATCTGGGACATGCTGTATGTAATATCATTGAAGGAAAAAATAGTTAATGTTGATGTAAATGCTGTTTTGAGTCAAATTAAGGGCAATGATGTACCTTATAAAATTCGTTTTGCAATACCCTTTGCTATAAGAGTCTCCACAGATCATGATAATATGAAGGTCATATCTGAAATTCTTTTAAATCTGAGTGAccctgaaataaatgatactGATATGAGATACATTGCAGCATTGGCCAATAATGAAATAGCACaggattttgaaaaattacctgatgatataaaaataaatgccatAACTACTGCAGTAATTCTACTACAAGACGAAGATGAAGACATAAGAAACttaaatgtacaattttataaaaacatcaGAGGTGGCATTGCAACAAACCCATacatttgtttacataaaatattaaatcatgaATTCTTAGAtgccattttaaaaaatcccaaACAGGGCAAACAAGACCTTTGTGAAAAATTAAGCAAagtatttgaaatgaaatcaattgatgatgatgaatacaATCCATTTGCAAAtgaaaccaaaaatatttattgtgaagTGCCAGTGATCaggaaatttattgaaaaattgaagagttcataa
- the LOC128674057 gene encoding cytochrome c oxidase assembly factor 6 homolog isoform X2 → MSYPDKEKRKICWDARDRYWECLDKENVKDSSVRPKACVDFRKLFETSCPTQWVSHFDRKRDFNVYKEKIQKEGYEPIKE, encoded by the coding sequence ATGTCTTACCCcgataaagaaaaaagaaagatttGTTGGGACGCGAGAGATCGGTACTGGGAGTGTCTCGATAAAGAAAACGTGAAAGATAGTTCAGTTCGACCAAAGGCTTGTGTTGATTTTAGGAAACTGTTCGAAACTTCGTGCCCTACGCAATGGGTATCTCATTTCGACAGAAAGCGGGACTTTAATGTGTATAAAGAAAAGATTCAGAAAGAAGGCTATGAGCCTATTAAAGAATGA
- the LOC128674058 gene encoding gastrula zinc finger protein XlCGF57.1-like, protein MDPNLCRVCLSKTGTISLFENHGSIQNCAKIMRFVNVRIVEGDGLPDTICEGCAIELSVSYDFVLKCETSDKALRCMLPDAFPDVGPKIELEDINADDIKDELDFIDYDSDQLLDTIKQNYSESQLLRCKADKKKQIKKSDGEVEPDNIRNSVQRDLDQFTDILESYSKQEADRQTSKNDRRKQKRSKRGPVHCQVCGLMTACQSALETHLRTHTGEKPFHCHMCKAQFRAKGGLKNHIEARHSKRERKFTCEMCGSSFYRKNDIIIHMRTHTNEKPYVCSYCSQGFRQIATLIRHRRRHTGEKPYSCGICDKKFSDKCLVKKHLIVHSDEKNYTCHLCSKSMKTKGALTAHLNIHTNQKQNVCTFCGAAFSVKGNLQTHIRRIHSEKSGQCSVCLKTFPDVAEHMRKHTGEKPFICKLCNQSFASKRSLTQHTAFKHENVAKFKCSIRNCTRTFPTAVMLEFHLLKQHTNNTPYICQHCSRGFFRTCDLSRHLRVSHMDIQIKGQTNNT, encoded by the coding sequence ATGGATCCAAATTTATGCCGAGTATGTTTGAGTAAAACCGGTACAATATCTCTCTTTGAAAATCATGGAAGTATTCAAAATTGTGCTAAAATTATGCGATTTGTTAATGTGCGTATTGTGGAGGGCGATGGGTTGCCGGACACTATTTGCGAAGGCTGTGCCATTGAGCTGAGCGTTTCTTATGACTTCGTGCTCAAATGCGAAACATCAGACAAGGCTCTCCGTTGCATGCTCCCTGACGCCTTCCCCGATGTCGGGCCCAAAATCGAACTCGAAGACATCAACGCAGACGACATTAAAGATGAACTAGACTTCATTGATTATGATAGTGACCAATTACTTGATACAATTAAGCAAAATTACTCTGAAAGCCAACTTTTGAGGTGCAAAGCTGACAAgaagaaacaaattaaaaagtcagATGGTGAAGTTGAACCagataatataagaaatagtGTTCAAAGGGACCTAGATCAATTTACAGACATATTAGAATCTTATTCAAAACAAGAAGCTGATAGACAAACAAGTAAAAATGATAGGAGAAAGCAGAAACGCTCTAAAAGGGGACCAGTGCATTGTCAAGTATGTGGCCTGATGACTGCCTGTCAGTCGGCACTGGAGACTCATTTGAGGACACACACAGGAGAGAAACCTTTCCATTGTCACATGTGCAAGGCACAATTTAGAGCTAAGGGTGGCCTGAAAAACCATATTGAGGCCCGACATTcgaaaagagaaagaaaatttacttGTGAGATGTGCGGAAGCAGTTTTTATAggaaaaatgatattataattcaCATGAGGACCCACACTAATGAGAAACCATATGTTTGTTCATATTGTTCACAAGGGTTTAGACAGATTGCTACTTTAATACGACATAGACGTCGCCACACTGGGGAGAAACCATATTCTTGTGGCATTTGTGATAAAAAGTTCTCAGATAAATGTCTTGTCAAAAAACATTTGATTGTCCATAGTGATGAGAAGAACTACACCTGTCATCTTTGTAGcaagtctatgaaaactaagGGTGCTCTTACGGCCCACTTGAACATCCATACAAATCAAAAGCAGAATGTGTGCACTTTCTGTGGAGCAGCCTTTAGTGTGAAAGGAAACTTGCAGACTCACATTCGTCGGATCCACTCTGAGAAATCAGGTCAATGCTCAGTTTGCTTGAAAACCTTTCCAGATGTGGCAGAGCATATGAGAAAGCATACAGGAGAAAAGCCATTTATATGTAAACTTTGCAACCAAAGTTTTGCCAGCAAGAGGAGTCTCACACAACACACTGCATTCAAACATGAAAATGTTGCTAAATTCAAATGTTCTATAAGAAATTGCACTAGAACATTCCCTACAGCCGTGATGCTGGAGTTCCATTTACTCAAGCAGCACACCAACAACACTCCATACATCTGCCAACATTGCTCTCGAGGTTTCTTCCGCACTTGTGACCTATCTCGGCATCTCAGAGTCAGTCATATGGACATTCAAATTAAAGggcaaacaaataatacataa
- the mdu gene encoding uncharacterized protein mdu yields MGESLLKEDPLSRIQREIIEVTEREREFKEGHFRINRLLSESTINVNHQNGHINGDDDLKPQKTLNRAVSTSHLLGPIAPSPPPVPTLLNTNGYTRRFTPQTGTKGIMQRFIANKGKIPVTSPVASSPVTVLTPPLSIPISPVITSPVQMPPAAITRTPEGKPVRKGYVPVEEKIQKELREMKDREHELKRMRKKQRPFDLELSDIETTSESEEEDIPLPGKLKATKSIGELYEALNEELRSPSPRNSSGHDSLGSLKPAKSLAQLCDLEPGQEFLAPSSTRLIAQWESIIQQKQEAGAA; encoded by the exons ATGGGAGAA TCATTATTGAAGGAGGATCCCTTATCCAGGATCCAGAGGGAAATCATCGAAGTGACTGAAAGAGAACGCGAATTCAAAGAAGGTCACTTCAGGATAAACAGACTGCTGTCAGAGTCTACTATCAACGTTAACCATCAAAATGGTCACATCAACGGTGATGACGACCTCAAACCACAAAAGACCTTAAATAGAGCAGTCTCCACATCGCACCTCCTCGGTCCGATCGCGCCATCTCCGCCACCTGTCCCTAcacttttaaatacaaatggcTACACGCGTCGGTTTACACCCCAAACGGGAACGAAAGGCATTATGCAAAGATTCATTGCGAACAAAGGCAAAATTCCAGTAACATCTCCGGTAGCATCGTCGCCGGTAACTGTGCTGACACCTCCACTCAGTATTCCTATATCTCCGGTCATCACAAGCCCAGTTCAAATGCCTCCGGCTGCCATTACTCGTACTCCTGAGGGAAAACCTGTAAGAAAAGGTTACGTCCCCGTAGAGGAAAAAATTCAGAAAGAATTGAGGGAAATGAAGGACCGCGAACACGAGCTTAAACGGATGAGGAAGAAACAGAGACCTTTTGACCTCGAGCTCAGCGATATAGAAACAACGTCGGAATCTGAAGAGGAAGACATTCCGTTGCCTGGCAAGCTGAAGGCAACTAAGTCGATAGGCGAATTGTATGAAGCTCTAAACGAAGAATTACGATCACCCTCGCCAAGAAACAGTTCCGGACATGACTCTCTAGGTAGCCTAAAGCCAGCCAAATCATTGGCCCAACTATGTGATCTTGAGCCTGGTCAAGAATTCCTTGCACCGAGTTCCACGCGGCTCATTGCGCAGTGGGAGTCCATCATACAACAAAAGCAGGAGGCGGGGGCGGCTTAG